The following proteins are encoded in a genomic region of Haloarcula marina:
- a CDS encoding phosphate signaling complex PhoU family protein, whose translation METRKIQQVGGGTYTVSLPKQWAEAADIDTGSVVSLHTHIDGLLVVQAQERDRDGTDALSVEVPHTDATCLERALRAAYAAGIEELEFDAPDGFTDDQRRAVERVARNLTGVTVTETTPTTIHVRTLLDASEVSIRQSVRQLQFVALSMHRDATAALTGPTTVDDPADRDDQADRLYAMVDRYFERGLARLDEMDALGLTRSELFVCWVTARELERVADHAERIATTAAAIDAPLDDECTAELATLADTARDIVEDAVRVVVGDADVGTAREALHTRDSLRADIEALDRHLFEDGTEYRLTHALDSVGRTAEHGGNIAELALRTAVRDDGLTAPAADLPESQLAE comes from the coding sequence ATGGAAACACGCAAGATACAGCAGGTCGGTGGCGGCACCTACACCGTCTCGCTCCCGAAACAGTGGGCGGAAGCGGCCGACATCGATACCGGGTCGGTCGTCAGCCTCCACACGCACATCGACGGCCTCCTCGTCGTGCAGGCACAGGAACGCGACCGGGACGGGACCGACGCCCTCTCGGTCGAGGTCCCACACACCGACGCGACGTGTCTCGAACGCGCCCTCCGCGCGGCGTACGCCGCGGGCATCGAGGAACTCGAATTCGACGCGCCGGATGGCTTCACCGACGACCAGCGCCGCGCCGTCGAACGGGTCGCCCGCAACCTCACCGGCGTCACCGTCACCGAGACGACGCCGACGACTATCCACGTGCGGACGCTCTTGGACGCCAGCGAGGTGTCCATCCGCCAGTCGGTCCGGCAACTCCAGTTCGTCGCGCTCTCGATGCACCGGGACGCGACGGCCGCCCTGACGGGGCCGACGACGGTGGACGACCCCGCCGACCGGGACGACCAAGCCGACCGCCTGTACGCGATGGTGGACCGCTACTTCGAGCGCGGCCTCGCCCGCTTGGACGAGATGGATGCGCTGGGGCTGACCCGCTCGGAACTGTTCGTCTGCTGGGTCACGGCCCGCGAACTCGAACGCGTCGCCGACCACGCCGAGCGCATCGCGACCACCGCGGCGGCCATCGACGCCCCCCTCGACGACGAGTGCACCGCGGAGCTAGCGACGCTCGCCGACACCGCTCGCGACATCGTCGAGGACGCGGTCCGGGTGGTCGTCGGCGACGCCGACGTGGGGACGGCCCGCGAGGCCCTGCACACCCGCGACTCGCTCCGTGCCGACATCGAGGCGCTTGACCGCCACCTCTTCGAGGACGGAACCGAGTACCGCCTGACCCACGCCCTCGACAGCGTCGGCCGCACCGCCGAACACGGCGGCAACATCGCCGAACTGGCGCTCAGGACCGCGGTTCGAGACGACGGACTCACCGCGCCCGCCGCCGACCTGCCCGAGAGCCAACTGGCCGAGTGA
- a CDS encoding MBL fold metallo-hydrolase, whose product MTVHHEGLTVDWLGYATIRIAGDDAVVYTDPGRYGVLTGEWEPHTEGIGHPPSTDYRAEDADVVCVTHVHHYDPDGIDRVANEDTTVIAYEGIDGRDVERDLDPIMDLPYEVRQVGQKDHLTVGDVAVWSSPAYNEPDGPHTLPDGTPYHPEGFGCGFMVEVDGTRAYYPGDSDVLPGHRTLETSLLCPPIGPRATMDRHEAAALAARIEPRLVMPVHYNTFSNLEADSRAFAADVAEAGVPVVLDER is encoded by the coding sequence ATGACCGTTCACCACGAGGGACTGACCGTCGATTGGCTGGGGTACGCCACCATCCGCATCGCGGGCGACGACGCAGTCGTCTACACGGACCCGGGCCGCTACGGCGTCCTGACCGGTGAATGGGAACCCCACACCGAGGGCATCGGCCACCCGCCGTCGACTGACTACCGCGCCGAAGACGCCGACGTGGTCTGCGTGACCCACGTCCACCACTACGACCCCGACGGCATCGACCGGGTCGCCAACGAAGACACGACGGTAATTGCTTACGAAGGCATCGACGGTCGCGACGTGGAACGGGACTTAGACCCCATCATGGACCTGCCCTACGAGGTCCGGCAGGTCGGACAGAAAGACCACCTGACCGTCGGCGACGTGGCGGTCTGGTCCTCGCCCGCCTACAACGAACCCGACGGGCCGCACACCCTTCCGGACGGAACGCCGTATCACCCCGAGGGATTCGGCTGTGGGTTCATGGTCGAAGTCGACGGCACGCGGGCGTACTACCCCGGCGACAGCGACGTGCTCCCGGGCCACCGAACCCTCGAGACCTCCCTGTTGTGTCCGCCAATCGGCCCGCGGGCGACGATGGACCGGCACGAGGCCGCCGCCCTCGCCGCCCGCATCGAACCCCGACTGGTGATGCCGGTCCACTACAACACCTTCTCGAACCTCGAAGCCGACTCGCGGGCGTTCGCCGCCGACGTGGCCGAGGCGGGCGTCCCCGTCGTCTTGGACGAGCGCTGA